One Paroedura picta isolate Pp20150507F chromosome 3, Ppicta_v3.0, whole genome shotgun sequence genomic window carries:
- the LOC143833991 gene encoding uncharacterized protein LOC143833991 isoform X7 — protein sequence MTKHQRIHTGEKPYICSECGKTFSHSSSMTKHQRIHTGEKPYKCSECGKSFSHSSSMTKHQRIHKGEKPYKCSECGKSFSHSSSMTKHQRIHTGEKPYKCSECGKSFSHSSSMTKHQRIHKGEKPYKCSECGKSFSHSSSMTKHQRIHTGEKPYKCSECGKTFSHSSSMTKHQRIHTGEKPYKCSECGKSFSCSGDMTKHQRIHTGEKPYKCSECGKSFSHSSSMSRHQRIHKGEKPYKCSECGKSFSHSSSMSKHQRIHKGEKPYKCSECGKSFSHSSSMTKHQMIHTGQKLYKCLECGKTFSRSSHMTSHQRVHTGEKPYECLECGKTFSQSSNMTKHRQNHTGEQP from the coding sequence atcagaggattcacacaggagagaagccctataaatgctcggagtgtggaaagagcttctctcacagtagctccatgactaaacatcagaggattcacaaaggagagaagccctataaatgctcggagtgtgggaagagcttctctcacagtagctccatgactaaacatcagaggattcacacaggagagaagccctataaatgctcggagtgtggaaagagcttctctcacagtagctccatgactaaacatcagaggattcacaaaggagagaagccctataaatgctcggagtgtggaaagagcttctctcacagtagctccatgactaaacatcagaggattcacacaggagagaagccctataaatgctcggagtgtgggaagaccttctctcacagtagctccatgactaaacatcagaggattcacacaggagagaagccctataaatgctcggagtgtgggaagagcttctcttgTAGTGGCGATATgactaaacatcagaggattcacacaggagagaagccctataaatgctcggagtgtggaaagagcttctctcacagtagctccatgagtagacatcagaggattcacaaaggagagaagccctataaatgctcggagtgtggaaagagcttctctcacagtagctccatgagtaaacatcagaggattcacaaaggagagaagccctataaatgctcggagtgtggaaagagcttctctcacagtagctccatgactaaacatcagaTGATTCACACAGGGCAGAAGCtttataaatgcctggagtgtgggaagaccttctctAGAAGTAGCCATATGACTAGCCATCAGAgggttcacacaggagagaagccctatgaatgcttggaatgtgggaagaccttctctcAAAGTAGCAACATGACTAAACATCGTCAGAATCACACAGGAGAGCAGCCATAG